The Lutzomyia longipalpis isolate SR_M1_2022 chromosome 2, ASM2433408v1 DNA window tttttgctttcttgTGCCGTAAAGAGAggaggtgaaaaaaatcaagttttcAAGAAAAGCGAGCACGTGTGTCCTTCTGCAACCCCTCGATCCTGGGGTATTGCATCAATTGAAACTTGTTGGTTAATTCGATACTCCTCGAAGGTGGAAACCTCCCACTTCCTCCGGGGGATGAGCAATTTTGGGCCCCTCCGGGAAAtttatgcaaagaaaaaactcgTTCGCAGAGGTGAAAAGACTTCTGAGAGCGAACACACGCTTCAGCGCAACAATAGAGACATCGCTCGCAATTTTAGGCATGGCAGGAAGCAACGAAACTTCTCAAATGCAAATAGGTTTTGGGGTGTGAATGGATCTAAGATTTGGCTCTAAGGAAATGTATATTATTACAAAAATCACAATTCCAACCCTGTTGATTGGCACCTTTGGAGGAGCACAAAAAACTAAGTAAAAGAAGAACTGCCACGCGCTTGACGAGAGGCAGAGACGATGCAAAAATCCGGGTCTGCTACATGACACCAAATTGACTATTGTGCTGAAATGTTGAGTAGTGCAGCTAAGGGGCGggtaaatggaaaattaagtgcatatttttatgaactttCAGTGTTTGTTGATTTAATGAAGTTCTCGAGGAAAGTGACAAAAGGTAATTAAACTGCGGCTCATggatgattttaaattaaaatgtcgcAGCGAcggtaattttaattttatctttggTTAAATTGTAGAGAGCAATAGATTATGTTGtacaatgtacataataatgCTGCATTTTACACATATAGGTACACAGTGTGTAAGGAAAAATAAGACattaaatgaaaggaaaaccATTCAATTCTTAATGTGAGAATCTCGTGCGAATGTAAATAAGAAtatcataaaatgtttaatatgATACTTTTCTTATAATGTTGGTATATTTTAGATCTTTTTTAAGTAcacttttcatatttttcatctcaGGTAATCTATTCTAATAAAAGTtccatttttgtttaataGTTCTTAAGCTATGACTAAAGTTCCTTAAACTATGCCTAAATTCTTTAGACTAGGCCCTAATGGTTTAAGCTAGGCCTAGTTTTTAGGTTATTCTCAAGTATTTATAACTAGGTATTCAGCTACAATTCAGTCTGATCTATCCTTAAAACCTAATGAAAGCTTGTCGACTTAAAACTTAGACTTGGTTCAGGAAAAATTAAGCCTGATCTAAAATACTTACGCCTAgcttagaaaacttaaatctAGCTTAGAAAACTTTAgcctatttttaaaatttaggcCTAGCTTCAGAAATAAACTTATTAGTAATATTCTCACTttgaatgcataaaaatattgcaaataaaacGGGGTTAATAAGACGGGGTTCagaatttttgtgcaaaatttcgagtgtttttaatttttttaattaacattttctagACTTTCAAGTTAAACttcctaaaaattaaaaaaaaaaacagaatctCAAGCATATCTGTCCTAGATTATCCTAGACtgttttttacattattttacaaattatatattttttatgtttttctttcaaattcaagatCAAAATTACCTATTTTAAGCCGAAAActcattttataaatatttcttccaaaaTTCACTTAGAATTGTTCACTCAacaacattttgtaaattcatGCCGTTTATTCGTTTACTTGTCAACCCCTCAAGTGCAGGGAATTGCCTAATGCAGATGTCCAGTAGCGAAAGGGGTTGAATAGTGgcaattattttgatttcattGCCAACTCACCCTCTTGAGGACTTCTTGTATTTCATGCAACAAAAGTATCCCCTTACACGTGGCAACATTACTCTGCACAGGCATGTTCTCTCTCCCCCTTCATTCATCACCATGCAGCTGTGCGTCCTCACCACGTCCTGCTGAAACCTAAAAGTCCCAAAAACAAGTCCATAATTCCACGAACGCACAAAACAGGCAGAAAACAAACAACTgaggtttaattttaatcagcATAACTTTAATcagttcaaaattttcatgtaataCATAATCAGATTTgtccttttttatttacataactAACACATTTGTACATCAATTGACAGTTAATTCCTacggtttttcttttaacatctTAGAGGGTATAAAATGTATCTTCCACTTTACTATGTACAGAGGTAATTATtctcattttgtaaaaaaaagtaaaatattcaatgactagataacaattaattataaatgcaatattttaaataataattaaaaaaaattcagtacGATGAATGGGAAATAATCTTATAGTagaaaacactaaaaattatGTCACTAGCACTACACTATGGGGGTGTTAAGTAGTGAGGGTGGTTTGTATTTGGCACCCCCTTGGCATCCTGCACTGTCTTTTTTGGAATTATCTTGGTGAGCAACATGTTGCTAACTGGCCGTATATGTCGCTGGATTGACACCACGAGAACTGcaagagatgagaaaaattcttcaattagtTCTatgttggtggaaaaaaaggctGCGTCTTGGtgctttaattaattccattgCTTTCGAAGCATCCAATGGTGAGTTGAAGAACGAGATTTCATAAATTGCCTCCGCAGCACCATTGGAGCTGCATAATCCAATACACAACCAACTCACGGCTGGGCCAAAAGAAGCAACATGAGTTACatgagagtaaaaaaaaaacgtctcaGATAGACGAGGAATCATTAAAGAACCAGTCGCGATGATTGTGATGAAGAATGTAGACGCGATGCAGACTGATTTTGCATTGGGATAGGGCAGTTACGCCCGGCGCGCGAGTTCTCGTTCCCAGATCAATGGACATGGaccaaaatcaattaaatggcTGAccgagaagtttttttttctcctcctagTAGGATGCATTgaatggagagagagagaggaaaaaaatgcattatcCTTGCAAATGCATCCACtttataattatatatttttctttctgtcaGCATATCAAAAGAGCCCTTCGTAGAGGGATCTCGCACATTCAGGACTTCATTTGTGCACCACGGAACCATGAAGCACACtacacataatattttttgggagaCTTTAGAAATAGCACAGAGAATGGCTGAGATTTTTTATGGCCTTCGCTTTTCACTCTCAGCTATTGAATTCGGAGATTCAGTCAGGTATATGGGGAATTGTTGCGAGGGTATATAGAGAGAAATTGAATGCTTAGAGGGTCCAGGACTGTGTgaggggttttttttcttcagttcAAAACGGAGACCTTGCATGAATAATACGAAGAAGGTATTGTCCCAGGACGAGATTTTCAACacaattatttgcaaaactAACAGACGCGGCAGGGTGAGTCAGACGGGGCGAGGGTGCTTCTTTCACACAACATGCTATACCTGTTGATTGTGAATTTGCATCATATGCTTACCTCTGGGGTCAGTGCTGCAGTTGCCAGTGCAGGATATCGTCGAGTAGGACCTCCTCTTCGAAGCTCGCAGATTCATCCTCGAAGTGCATCCCGTACGCATGGTAGGGTTCCTGGTATGGGGTTGATGTTACATTGTAGGTATGTCCAACGGAGACGTCTGAATTGTAGGAGGGTGTTGGGGAGGCTGATGCTTCCGAACACGGTGGTTGGGATTCCTGAAGACTCTGTACGGGGCTTCCTGCATAGTAGGATCCACTTCCTTGACTACTGGAAGTTTCATGTACGGAGTTCTCTTCGAGGAGGGATTGCAACCCCTGAATGTACTTAACGGCCAACTTCAACGTATCAACTTTACTTAGCTTCTTACTCGCCCCACGACCTCCATTCTCCACCTCAACAATCTTCTGGGGGATGTGCTGACGGAGCTTATCGAATCCATTATTAACTTGCTTAACGCGATTCCTTTCGCGGGCATTGCGTCGTTCAACGCTTGGTGGTGGACCAGGGTATGGGGACAAGTGGGAGTATGTCATCCTCTTCTTGCCACCCTTAAGGTCACCCGTTGGACCTGTGATGAGGCGCACACTCCGCGGTTCACTTGGGGCTGGGGCAATGGGTCTCTTGCCGGCGGTATGTAGCCCCGCATTGGAGGGCATAGCTGATGATGAGACAATCACACAGTTATTGGGTAACATGTGGAAATTCTGTCCTAGTGCCATTGTTCGCAAAACTGTTGCCATAGTCTCAAGtcctttattttcttaatttatttttaacgtttaaatcACACTCGCAACACACAAATTTATTCAACGCGGGATTTTTCTGTTcagtgaaagaatttttcgagGGTGACCGTTTCGAGCAACGTTCCAAACACAACTGGTTCGTCTTTTGCGCGATCTCCTCCAACCACTTGAGGCAGAATCTTGTCGCACACGATTGCGAAGCACACGAGAAAGAGGATGTGGAAAAAACTCGGGTATTAAGGGAGCGACTGAGGCCCGTGATCTTCGGCAGAAGTGCGTGTCGACTCCACGGAAGCCACTGTGGAAATGGTACCCTTGGTTCTATGGCCCTTGTATTTAGTACCTCTGGTGCGGCATCTACCTGCCAAGAGTTAGCGCACGATCCCCTCTCCGAGGGTTGTACCATGAGATCCACACAACGATCTTCCCCCACCACATGCGATCGCAACCCGATCGACATCCGAATGGGGGATCGCTCGTGTGACCCAAGATCGCGCGTGCCACCGACGTGAGTCGCATGCACCCTGATCTCGCAACGATCGCAGGTCTTGGGCACCAGTGAATGGGTGATGGAGATGCAATCACTGCGCAATCCAGCAACAAGAGGAGGATAGCATGAAGATCACTTGTGGCACAGCCACAATAGACATCCTCAGCACACACTATTCTGCCTCCGAGATCCAGCGGATGCAGATGCTGTGTGTGCTCGGGTCAAGTGATCTGCACCTCAGCTGCGCGCACTGACCAAATACTCGTGCGacattaagcaaaaaaaaaagtcgccTAATTACCAAATGGAACGCGATCGCGCACAAGAACCCCTGAAATCACATTTGGCAGGTGCGAAAGGGCTGTTTTGTGCTCATTCCAACCCCGGAAATGCGAGTTATAGTTCGTTGATCACACAACCCCTTGTAGTGATCTCCGCGAGAAATGCATCAGCACACCCGCCGAAATCTCTGAAGTGTGGCAAAAAGGGAATTATTCTATATGATCGGTGATCACAGTAGATCgcaacaaaaaatgcaaattacatTTGAGCAAGCTGACTTGGGGTGGAAAAATTATGCACAACTTTGTGATATTTTGTTGggaaataaatgatttttagtttgccttgtcgtttttttttcataaaatacattagttaaaattaatggaaaaatcatttaaatataattttgcaattttaatttttgtcgTTTTTGTGAGAAACGCCGATAGACGCGCAACGTAGGAAAaagatcaagaaaaaatatttggttttttaatttccaaaaaattctaattttttaattttaatttttctttaaattgtaatttttttctagatgTTTCCTAAATAAGATAATTTCCTTGCTCCAAAATTACCTGTGATTTGTTTTTAAGAATACCACAAAGtgatacataattttttttaaactgattttactttaaaaaaataggaaaataatttttcttctcaatttttttaaagtttaaaattgcactgtattagatttaaaaacatttcctAAATGCTTTCTAAACTATAAATACTTTTTCTagcacattttcttcttcttgtggTGTACAGAAAGTATCTCataattaaagcaaaatagCTTCACTGCAAAATGATTTAAGCTTTCAGAGAAAACATTTAGCTTGGCGATGCCATTTGTTTGTGGTGCAATATCATGGTATGGAGAGGCGTGCAATTTGCAGACATTTCGCGGTACTTGAGCGACGCGCGCGCATCATTTATAGGTCAGTACTTCGGAAGTGAAACAATTAAGCTGCACGAGAAGACATCTGCAACATGATCTCAAGCTGCACCGTCTGCCCTTGGATATTCTTAGCTCCTAATGGCACGAGAGCAATTGCTTAGGAAGTGCGTGACATTTTGACCAAATGGTCGCAATGCACTTGAAAACAGCTTCACATGAGGTTGTTGTGTCTTCGCCATATCCCGCCAAGACTGTATCATAAAGCTATGATGGGGGCAAGAAGAGGCGCAACGAGGATTCAGCTAAATTAACCACCACCGTCTGCCTGATTAGATTACGAGCTACCCCTTTGACTTCCAAATGTAATTAAGGGCGGAGACCGTGCGGGAGATCGAGATGGGGAATCAATACGAGCTACTGGCGGCTCCCTTGTGATGCCTTCGGACAATGGGGGCAATGTTGATTTAGTCTCGCCCACCCCCAAATGATTACTGCTTTTAGCCAGAGCCGACCCacccccttttttttgtacccatCACCACAATCATGCCCGCATTTTGAGCTCTGTGGAGCTGGGGATGAAACTGAAACCGTTGAAATTcactgattaaaataaaattccactgCATCATGGAATTCAATCCACCGGTGAACCCATACAGATTCCTCCGTGGCTAGCCGAGgaaggcacaaaaaaatccttatgGGTCCTCGTAAAGGAACCCCTCGCAGGTAGATTTTTCTTCCTATTCACGGGCGGAATGGAATTTATCCTGCAAGTTTATCGATCACATGGGGACAGAACAAAGAGTCCAGCGAAGTGTTCAgtatgtataataaaaaataaattaaggattagagaaattgagaaaatgtgaTTCTTATGTTAACCATGGCTCTagttgttgcttttttttttggattttgcgattgatttttagaattaattagttggtatttcaGCTATTTATAGGATAATTAGTAAACACGGTTAAAAATAGTAGTTTGCTCCTTTTAACTTTCAAATACGTTTCAATTACTAATTTATAACaaatctttaactttttttgtttaaaagaaaaggacaatttttattacaacgcataaacgtCAGATCGTagaacaatttttataaaatactttaaaaaagaaattttaatcaataaagatttttgctggaattattttagaaattccCTAAAAGAGGGacggaaaaaattatttttatttattaaaaaaaaattccttgctatagaatttttgctttaaatacattttcagtatatttctaacgtttttttcatattttcataCTTTTATCTGTTGTAtacttattaaaattatttatttatttgaagttaattagtttgttttttttaaaggtcattagaatgaatttttactaTTCCTTAGAGAATTTCTAAAACAAAACCGGTAAAGCCCTTTTACCTGATTTTAGTTATCaaataacaaaattcaaaaaagaatgaaaatatgaatattaattttagtattttgcctattttacaattcttatttttaattaaatacaatatcagtgattattttaaaaattccatttccaaaatgaaaaaaaaaatctcagaaaAGTGCTTCGATAGGAATGACCAAAAACTAAACGAATTGCTGCAATTAGCGACTCTCTCACGAAATTCCGTTGTGATCCTCAATGGGGTCGCTTCAATTAAATCCTCACGCAGGAggaatatgttttatttaaattagttcACATCTCTTTGCGTCTCTCTCACAAATTGTGTTATATGACATCACTTGGGGGCCCTCTGTGTTGGGTATCGCTCCTTCCATGGTGGACCCCCCTTCGGCTCTCCCCCCACCTCCTGCCTTGTGACCACGCACATATAAATCAAAAAACGCGAAGGGCTATAAAATTCGGTGGCGAGTACATTAATACTCACAGCAATCAGAGCCCATTATTTGGAGCAAATAAGAAGGAGAAAGAGCGCGATTGCACGCACAGTGTTTCGccaaaaagaacattttcatgccaataaaatgaataaagtcgaAGATGCACGCGCAATCTGCATCTTCCCAGAGTCCATGAGATATTTTCTCACAGCTCCTTCCATTTGGGAGTGCTACTCGTTGGCGCACGACGCATTTTGGgagactttttcttttaaagtcaAGGCATTCACCGTGCATAGCAGGGATTGTGGCCTCAGCATGAAGAGATAATACTTTGCAAAAATACCCCCAAAATTGCTCCTGACAGATCCTCCATGGTGCCAAGCAGTAGCATAGAGCGAAGAATTTATAATGAAGTGGCGCGACAGAAGCCACGAGATCAccattcaaaattgttttgtctCTAAGCGCcgtaaaatgcataaaattaccTTATGTGGAACTAAGAAGAAGAACTAAAAAAACCACCACGAGGTTCTCACACCGAGATTGAGGCTAtaaagagaattatttaaatgggAGCACATCTTCTGAGCACGTCAGCACGCAAATACGATCAATACTTGTCTTCATTGCGCAGAATTTCACTCTCAAAATTTTCTGAAGATGCCATCTTCCAgctatt harbors:
- the LOC129790929 gene encoding achaete-scute complex protein T3-like encodes the protein MATVLRTMALGQNFHMLPNNCVIVSSSAMPSNAGLHTAGKRPIAPAPSEPRSVRLITGPTGDLKGGKKRMTYSHLSPYPGPPPSVERRNARERNRVKQVNNGFDKLRQHIPQKIVEVENGGRGASKKLSKVDTLKLAVKYIQGLQSLLEENSVHETSSSQGSGSYYAGSPVQSLQESQPPCSEASASPTPSYNSDVSVGHTYNVTSTPYQEPYHAYGMHFEDESASFEEEVLLDDILHWQLQH